Proteins encoded within one genomic window of Triticum aestivum cultivar Chinese Spring chromosome 2D, IWGSC CS RefSeq v2.1, whole genome shotgun sequence:
- the LOC123054112 gene encoding GDSL esterase/lipase At5g41890 isoform X2: MAVLPRHCCPSLFTAVILLLFCPSPASPHAFFIFGDSLVDAGNNDYLVTLSKANTPPYGVDFSFSGGKPTGRFTNGRTIADVIGEALGQESFAPPYLAPNSSAEVINSGANYASGSSGIFDETGSFYIGRVPLGQQISYFEKTRAQILETMGEKAAAEFLGEALFTVAAGSNDILEYLSPAVPFFGRQKPDPADFQDALVAKLAFHLKRLNELGARKFVIADVGPLGCIPYVRALEFIPAGECSAAVNKLCEGYNKRLKRMIGRLNQETGPESAFVYTNTHGIVMEIIRQHRQYGFEEALDPCCGGSFPPFLCTGVANSSSATLCEDRSKYVFWDAFHPTEAVNFIVAGRIVDGGAADASPVNVRALFQRRYG, translated from the exons ATGGCCGTGCTCCCTCGCCACTGCTGCCCTTCCCTCTTCACAGCAGTGATCCTGCTCTTGTTCTGTCCATCCCCGGCGTCGCCTCATGCTTTCTTCATCTTCGGCGACTCCCTCGTCGACGCGGGGAACAACGACTATCTCGTTACCCTCTCCAAGGCCAACACCCCGCCATACGGCGTCGACTTCTCGTTTTCTGGCGGCAAGCCGACCGGGAGATTCACAAACGGCAGGACCATTGCGGATGTCATCG GTGAAGCCTTGGGGCAGGAGAGCTTTGCTCCTCCCTACCTGGCTCCAAACTCTAGTGCTGAAGTGATCAACAGTGGAGCCAACTATGCTTCTGGTTCTTCCGGCATTTTCGACGAGACCGGTTCCTTTTAC ATTGGAAGGGTGCCACTAGGGCAGCAAATCAGCTACTTTGAGAAGACCAGAGCTCAGATACTGGAGACCATGGGGGAGAAAGCCGCGGCCGAGTTCTTGGGGGAGGCGCTCTTCACGGTGGCTGCTGGATCCAATGACATCCTGGAGTACCTCTCACCTGCAGTGCCATTCTTCGGACGACAGAAGCCCGACCCTGCAGATTTTCAGGACGCCTTGGTTGCCAAGTTGGCATTTCATCTGAAG CGGCTGAACGAGCTCGGGGCTAGGAAATTTGTCATCGCCGACGTCGGGCCGCTGGGATGCATACCGTACGTCCGCGCCCTGGAGTTCATCCCTGCGGGCGAGTGCTCGGCGGCTGTGAACAAGCTCTGCGAAGGCTACAACAAGAGGCTGAAGAGGATGATCGGCAGGCTGAACCAGGAGACGGGCCCGGAGAGCGCGTTCGTCTACACCAACACCCACGGCATCGTCATGGAGATCATCCGGCAGCACCGTCAATACG GTTTCGAGGAGGCGCTGGACCCTTGCTGCGGCGGCAGCTTCCCGCCGTTCCTCTGCACCGGCGTCGCCAACTCGAGCTCCGCCACCCTGTGCGAGGACCGCTCCAAGTACGTGTTCTGGGACGCGTTCCACCCGACCGAGGCCGTCAACTTCATCGTCGCCGGCAGGAtcgtcgacggcggcgccgccgaTGCGTCGCCCGTCAACGTCCGCGCCTTGTTCCAGCGTCGATACGGATGA
- the LOC123054112 gene encoding GDSL esterase/lipase At5g41890 isoform X1 — protein MVRIERCGGNCRSRSNLSAESMFSGRLTHLSGAQGQGVHVPEQHLRVLETLHGCSISKMAVLPRHCCPSLFTAVILLLFCPSPASPHAFFIFGDSLVDAGNNDYLVTLSKANTPPYGVDFSFSGGKPTGRFTNGRTIADVIGEALGQESFAPPYLAPNSSAEVINSGANYASGSSGIFDETGSFYIGRVPLGQQISYFEKTRAQILETMGEKAAAEFLGEALFTVAAGSNDILEYLSPAVPFFGRQKPDPADFQDALVAKLAFHLKRLNELGARKFVIADVGPLGCIPYVRALEFIPAGECSAAVNKLCEGYNKRLKRMIGRLNQETGPESAFVYTNTHGIVMEIIRQHRQYGFEEALDPCCGGSFPPFLCTGVANSSSATLCEDRSKYVFWDAFHPTEAVNFIVAGRIVDGGAADASPVNVRALFQRRYG, from the exons ATGGTGCGGATTGAGCGGTGTGGTGGTAATTGCAGGTCGAGGTCCAACCTCTCCGCAGAGTCCATGTTCAGTGGCCGGCTGACCCACCTCTCTG GGGCGCAAGGTCAGGGTGTTCATGTACCCGAGCAGCATCTAAG AGTCCTAGAAACGCTCCACGGTTGCAGCATAAGTAAGATGGCCGTGCTCCCTCGCCACTGCTGCCCTTCCCTCTTCACAGCAGTGATCCTGCTCTTGTTCTGTCCATCCCCGGCGTCGCCTCATGCTTTCTTCATCTTCGGCGACTCCCTCGTCGACGCGGGGAACAACGACTATCTCGTTACCCTCTCCAAGGCCAACACCCCGCCATACGGCGTCGACTTCTCGTTTTCTGGCGGCAAGCCGACCGGGAGATTCACAAACGGCAGGACCATTGCGGATGTCATCG GTGAAGCCTTGGGGCAGGAGAGCTTTGCTCCTCCCTACCTGGCTCCAAACTCTAGTGCTGAAGTGATCAACAGTGGAGCCAACTATGCTTCTGGTTCTTCCGGCATTTTCGACGAGACCGGTTCCTTTTAC ATTGGAAGGGTGCCACTAGGGCAGCAAATCAGCTACTTTGAGAAGACCAGAGCTCAGATACTGGAGACCATGGGGGAGAAAGCCGCGGCCGAGTTCTTGGGGGAGGCGCTCTTCACGGTGGCTGCTGGATCCAATGACATCCTGGAGTACCTCTCACCTGCAGTGCCATTCTTCGGACGACAGAAGCCCGACCCTGCAGATTTTCAGGACGCCTTGGTTGCCAAGTTGGCATTTCATCTGAAG CGGCTGAACGAGCTCGGGGCTAGGAAATTTGTCATCGCCGACGTCGGGCCGCTGGGATGCATACCGTACGTCCGCGCCCTGGAGTTCATCCCTGCGGGCGAGTGCTCGGCGGCTGTGAACAAGCTCTGCGAAGGCTACAACAAGAGGCTGAAGAGGATGATCGGCAGGCTGAACCAGGAGACGGGCCCGGAGAGCGCGTTCGTCTACACCAACACCCACGGCATCGTCATGGAGATCATCCGGCAGCACCGTCAATACG GTTTCGAGGAGGCGCTGGACCCTTGCTGCGGCGGCAGCTTCCCGCCGTTCCTCTGCACCGGCGTCGCCAACTCGAGCTCCGCCACCCTGTGCGAGGACCGCTCCAAGTACGTGTTCTGGGACGCGTTCCACCCGACCGAGGCCGTCAACTTCATCGTCGCCGGCAGGAtcgtcgacggcggcgccgccgaTGCGTCGCCCGTCAACGTCCGCGCCTTGTTCCAGCGTCGATACGGATGA
- the LOC123054111 gene encoding rho GTPase-activating protein 5, with amino-acid sequence MAPFQMRFGLGISPSRTYDEEEEEEEDEEEEEEEFEEDEFEEEAESDGTASPPSTMMQAGRGGGLVGAVVGALRRSLVMCSAGAMGEDDDSDSDGDEEGMEIGRPMDVRHVAHVTFDRFGGFLGLPADLEPDVPRPTPGVSASVFGVSPTSLQCSYDQRGNSVPTILLTMQRKLYLREGLKIEGIFRINAENGQEICVRDQLNSGVVPDEVDLHCLAGLIKAWFRELPTGVLDTLTPEQVMHCNTEEECALLASMLPPVEAALLNWAINLMADVVELENYNKMNARNIAMVFAPNMTQMADPLTALMHAVQVMNFLRTLIVRTVREREEAAAASMTLQSCSDSPNDQDEPQTPEHLEKPFACPIQERADHPMIDKAISEQLLSEAQQVLHNSKNDFEEQEKKCDMDHNKCHSGVPPRHNDPNSRVNSSGKEFGSRNAEGLFDRFSFRKGVERLCRHPVFQLSRSMRKAPDVAVFDAPREARQAWV; translated from the exons ATGGCGCCGTTCCAGATGCGGTTCGGGCTCGGGATCTCCCCGTCGCGCacctacgacgaggaggaggaggaggaggaagacgaagaagaagaagaggaagagttCGAGGAGGACGAGTTCGAAGAGGAGGCGGAGAGCGACGGGACGGCCTCGCCGCCGTCGACGATGATGCAGGCCGGGAGGGGAGGCGGGCTGGTGGGCGCCGTGGTCGGCGCGCTGCGGCGGTCGCTGGTCATGTGCAGCGCCGGCGCGATGGGGGAGGACGACGACAGCgacagcgacggcgacgaggaggggatggAGATTGGGCGGCCCATGGACGTGCGGCACGTCGCCCACGTCACCTTCGACCGCTTCGGCGGCTTCCTCGGTCTCCCCGCCGACCTCGAGCCCGACGTGCCCCGCCCCACGCCCGGCGTCAG TGCAAGTGTATTTGGCGTTTCACCAACCTCTTTGCAATGTTCATATGATCAAAGAGGAAATAGTGTGCCCACAATACTCTTGACGATGCAGAGGAAGTTGTATCTACGAGAAGGACTTAAG ATTGAAGGGATCTTCAGAATTAACGCAGAGAATGGTCAAGAAATCTGCGTCAGGGACCAATTAAACAGTGGCGTGGTTCCGGATGAAGTTGACTTACACTGCCTGGCTGGGTTGATAAAG GCATGGTTTCGGGAACTTCCAACAGGAGTATTGGACACGCTGACTCCAGAGCAAGTAATGCACTGCAACACAGAAGAGGAGTGCGCTCTCCTTGCTTCTATGCTACCACCAGTTGAAGCAGCATTACTTAACTGGGCTATTAATCTAATGGCCGATGTTGTGGAGCTTGAAAACTACAACAAGATGAATGCAAGAAACATCGCCATGGTTTTTGCGCCAAACATGACTCAG ATGGCCGATCCATTAACCGCCCTGATGCATGCAGTTCAGGTGATGAATTTCCTCAGGACTTTGATTGTAAGGACTGTAAGGGAAAGGGAGGAGGCAGCTGCAGCATCCatgacattgcaatcatgctctgaTTCCCCAAATGACCAAGACGAACCTCAGACGCCGGAGCATTTGGAGAAGCCGTTCGCTTGTCCAATTCAGGAGAGGGCCGATCACCCGATGATTGATAAGGCTATTTCTGAACAGCTCCTATCTGAAGCTCAACAAGTCCTCCATAATTCCAAAAATGATTTCGAAGAACAAGAGAAGAAGTGTGATATGGACCACAATAAGTGCCACAGTGGAGTTCCTCCACGTCACAATGATCCGAATAGCCGAGTGAACAGTTCCGGAAAAGAATTTGGTAGCAGAAATGCGGAGGGCTTGTTCGACAGATTTAGTTTCAGGAAAGGTGTGGAGAGGCTGTGCAGGCACCCTGTGTTTCAGTTGAGTAGGTCCATGAGGAAGGCCCCAGACGTGGCTGTGTTTGATGCTCCCAGAGAAGCAAGGCAAGCTTGGGTATGA